TGCGCCATCCCGCAAAACAACGAAGCCACGGTGAACAGGCCCATGCCGAACAGCATCAACTTGCGCCGGCCGTACAAATCACCGAGCTTGCCGTAGATCGGCACCGCCACGGTCATCGCCACCATGTAGCCGGAAATCACCCAGGCCAGCAGGCTTACATCCTTGAACTGTGCGGAAATCGCCGGCATCGACACGGCGACGATGGTCTGGTCCAGCGCGCCGAGGAAAATCGCCAGCATCAGGGCGATCAGCACACTGCGAATGGCGGGTTTGGGCGGGTCAGGCTGGTTCAGATCGGTCACGGGTAAAACCTGCGGGCAGTGATTGACCCGCAAGGGCAAGGCGAGCGGGAATGCTCGCCAGTGTAAGTCGATAGCAAGCTATTCGATAGCCTCGTAGGGGAGCCCTACGTAATTTTCTGCAATGGTTTTTCGCCCGGCTTCGGAGTGCACAAAGTAGTCCAGTTCCGAAGCGCTGATGCGCTGGCTGAACGCATCGTGATCGTCAAATCGGTGCAGCATCGAGGTCATCCACCAGGAAAAACGCTCGGCTTTCCAGACGCGGCGCAGGCAGATCTCCGAGTATTTATCGAGCAACTCCAGACGCCCGTCGCGGTACACCTTCAACAGAATATTGAACAAGGTGCTGACGTCGCTCGCCGCCAGATTCAGGCCTTTGGCGCCGGTTGGCGGGACGATGTGCGCGGCATCGCCGACGAGGAACATGCGCCCGTATTGCATGGGCTCGACGACAAAACTGCGCAGCGGCGCGATGCTTTTCTCGATCGACGGCCCGGTCACCAGTTTGTCTGCGAGAGCTTGCGGCAGACGCGATTTCAGTTCATCCCAGAAGCGCTGATCGGACCAATCCTCGACCTGCTCCTCGGCGGGCACTTGCAAGTAATAACGCGTGCGCGTCGCCGAACGCATGCTGCACAGGGCAAAACCGCGTGGGTGGCGCGCGTAGACCAGCTCGTCGTGGACCGGCGGGGTGTCGGCGAGAATCCCCAGCCAGCCGAACGGATAAACCCGTTCGAAAATCTTCAGGCAGTCGGCGGGAATCGACTGGCGTGCGACGCCGTGGAAACCGTCGCACCCGGCAATGTAGTCGCAGTCGACGCGCCAGGTTTCGCCATCCTTTTCGAACGTGACGAAGGCTTCGGCGCTTTTCATCCCCTGCGGGACGACGTTGCTGGCTTGATAAATCGTCTGCGCGCCGGCGTCCCGACGGGCGGCCATGAGGTCGCGGGTGACTTCGGTCTGGCCGTAGATCATCACGGTTTTGCCGTCGGTGAGGGCCTGCAAATCGATGTGCAGCAATTGATCATCCAGCGCCAGTTCGAAGCCGCCGTGCACCAGGCCTTCGGCGTCCATGCGCTGACCCACGCCAGCCTCGCGCAGCAGCTCTACCATGCCTTGTTCGAGGACGCCGGCGCGGATTCGGCCGAGCACATAATCGGGCGTCTGGCGTTCAATAATCAGCGTGTCGATGCCGGCGTTGTGGAGCAATTGGCCGAGCAATAAACCGGATGGGCCGGCGCCAATGATGGCGATTTGGGTCTTCAGCGTTTTCATTGTTTTTATGACTCGCAAGCTTCACGCGACCACGGTCGGTGAATGATTTTTATGGATCGAGTGCTTGCATTTTTCCCTCATGAGTCTGTCAATTGAAGGTGAAAACTGAGCCGAAAGCTGTACATTCTGCCAATCGGTGCGATTATCGCCCGTCTACTCCGAGGCCTGGATTGAAGTGATGAACAAGCCTGACCTGCCTTCGATTCCGGTGTTCAAGCTCTACGGTGAAAGCCTGGATTGGCCGACCCCGGACTTGCTGCACTGTGAAACCATTTCCAAACGCAGCCGCGAACATCAATGGGAAATCAAACCCCACCGCCACGCTGATCTGTGCCAGTTACTCTTCGTGTTCAAAGGTCAGGCAGAGCTTGAACTCGAAGGCAAACGCACGCAATTGACCGAACCGGCGATGCTGATCCTGCCGCCGTTATCGGTGCACGGTTATCGTTTTTCCGAGGACGTCGAAGGGTTTGTCGTGACGCTCGCGGCGCCCCTGGTCGCGCATTTGCAGGCGCAACTGGGCAATTCGGTGAACGCTCTGGCGCAGGCCGAAAGTTATCCGGCGGGCAACGACAGCGCTTACCTCAACAGCCTGTTCAGTGCGCTGCAAAGCGAATACACCGGCCATCAACCGGCGCGCGAAATGCTCATGCATTCGCTGGTCAGCGTGATCATGGTCTGGGTCAGTCGCCAGGTGATTTCACGACGCAATGCCACCGAAAGGCCGCAGCGTGCGCGGGAATACCTCAACGGTTTCATTCAACTGGTGGAAGAGACGTATCGCCAGCACGTCAAGGTCGAAGACCTCGCGCATCGGCTGGGGATTTCCGTGTCGCACCTTAACGGCACTTGTCGCGAATTGGCCGGGCAACCGGCCTTGCAGATCATGCACGAGCGACAGTTGCTCGAAGCCAAGCGCTTGCTGACCTACACCAGCATGACCATTTACGAAATGTCTGACGTGTTGGGGTTTTCCGATCCTACAAACTTCACGCGTCTGTTCCGACGTCGCGTGGGGATTTCGCCCAAAGCGTTCCGCGACCGTTTGAAGGCCGATCAGGACAACGAGGCTTGACGCTCTTCGTCAACGAAGCGCGTTAAGCGAAGCGTTGTGCGGAATGCAGCGCTCGAAATTGCAACTGGCGTATTCGCGCGGCAGTTGTCGCAACTGCTCGACCCGCCAGGCTGCGGTGCCGTACAACGCCAACGTCGCCGTGCAGGTGACGAAAATGGCGAGGTATCTTCTTGTTTTGATGTTCATGGCGTAGACCTCTGAACCAATACCCTTGGGTACGTGTATTCAGCATAGGTCAGCGCTCATGAGTTGCCAGCCTGCCGGGTTCTGTATGTGCCGTGACATTCAGAGGGCTGATGAACCCTTGTGGGAGCGAGCTTGCTCGCGATAGCAATTGTTCATTCAGCATTGATGCTGAGTGACCCACCGCTATCGCGAGCAAGCTCGCTCCCACACTGGTCCTTTTACAGTCCGATATCCCACGCAGGTTCTTCAGGGAATCGCAGCACGAGGAAATCCAGCATGCTGCGCATGGTCGCCGGCATGTGCTTGCGCGAGGCATACACCGCATAGATGTGCATCTCGCGCGGTACGGCATCGGGCAACAGGCGGATCAGTTCACCGTTGTGAATGTGCACGCCCGCCTGATAACTCGGCAGCATAGCCACGCCCGCGCCGGCCAGGGTCGCGCGCAATAACGTGCTGGCCTCGTTGGCGCTGATGTTGCCCTGCACCGGCACCGACACTTGCTCGCCAGCCTCCTCGAAATGCCAGAGACTTTTGCCGAAATAGGAATGCGTCAGGCAATTGTGCTGGCTCAAGTCCTCGACCCGTTGCGGCGTCGGCTGCTCGGCCAGATAGGCCGGTGCGGCGCAGACCACCGAGCGGCACACCGTCAGTCGGCGCGCGATCAAATTAGGGTCGAGGTCGTTGCTGGTGCGAATCGCCAGGTCAATGCGCTCATCCACCAGGTTCACCGTGCGGTCGAGCATTTGCAGGTCAATGCTGACGCCGGGGTAGCGCTTGACGTAAGCGGCCATGGCGTCGGCCAGTTGCGCCTGGCCGAACGAGGTGCTGACGCTGATCCGCAGCAGCCCGCGCGGCGCTTCATCCGGTTCGCTGATGGCGGCCTGCATGTCGGTCGACAAATCGAGCATCTGCCGGCAGCGCGGCAGGATTTCACTGCCGGCT
The window above is part of the Pseudomonas prosekii genome. Proteins encoded here:
- the pobA gene encoding 4-hydroxybenzoate 3-monooxygenase, coding for MKTLKTQIAIIGAGPSGLLLGQLLHNAGIDTLIIERQTPDYVLGRIRAGVLEQGMVELLREAGVGQRMDAEGLVHGGFELALDDQLLHIDLQALTDGKTVMIYGQTEVTRDLMAARRDAGAQTIYQASNVVPQGMKSAEAFVTFEKDGETWRVDCDYIAGCDGFHGVARQSIPADCLKIFERVYPFGWLGILADTPPVHDELVYARHPRGFALCSMRSATRTRYYLQVPAEEQVEDWSDQRFWDELKSRLPQALADKLVTGPSIEKSIAPLRSFVVEPMQYGRMFLVGDAAHIVPPTGAKGLNLAASDVSTLFNILLKVYRDGRLELLDKYSEICLRRVWKAERFSWWMTSMLHRFDDHDAFSQRISASELDYFVHSEAGRKTIAENYVGLPYEAIE
- a CDS encoding helix-turn-helix domain-containing protein, whose translation is MNKPDLPSIPVFKLYGESLDWPTPDLLHCETISKRSREHQWEIKPHRHADLCQLLFVFKGQAELELEGKRTQLTEPAMLILPPLSVHGYRFSEDVEGFVVTLAAPLVAHLQAQLGNSVNALAQAESYPAGNDSAYLNSLFSALQSEYTGHQPAREMLMHSLVSVIMVWVSRQVISRRNATERPQRAREYLNGFIQLVEETYRQHVKVEDLAHRLGISVSHLNGTCRELAGQPALQIMHERQLLEAKRLLTYTSMTIYEMSDVLGFSDPTNFTRLFRRRVGISPKAFRDRLKADQDNEA
- a CDS encoding LysR family transcriptional regulator — its product is MDRLQAMQVFVSVVDLGSQSAAADHLDLSRPVVSRYLAELEDWVGARLMHRTTRKLSLTAAGSEILPRCRQMLDLSTDMQAAISEPDEAPRGLLRISVSTSFGQAQLADAMAAYVKRYPGVSIDLQMLDRTVNLVDERIDLAIRTSNDLDPNLIARRLTVCRSVVCAAPAYLAEQPTPQRVEDLSQHNCLTHSYFGKSLWHFEEAGEQVSVPVQGNISANEASTLLRATLAGAGVAMLPSYQAGVHIHNGELIRLLPDAVPREMHIYAVYASRKHMPATMRSMLDFLVLRFPEEPAWDIGL